Below is a genomic region from Paenibacillus rhizovicinus.
TCGGATTCGACCAGGTGCTGACGTTTAAAACGAACGCGTGGCATAAGAACCAGACCATCGTCGAAGGCAATTAGTTGCATCTTGCCGATCGTTAGAAGGAGAGTATACTTGAAACTAGGTATACTCTCTTTTTTTACCAGTTTAATCGCGAAGGGAGACTGGCTGTGTACACGGTATTGCTGGCTGATGACGAACGGCTCGATCTGGAAGGCCTTCGAAGGCTCGTTCCGTGGGAACGATTGAACATGCAGGTCATTGGGACGGTAAACAGCGGTTTCGCTGCGCTTGATTTTCTAAACGAGCAGCCGGTCGATATCTTGGTGACGGACGTGCGCATGCCGCGAATGACGGGTCTTGAGCTCGCGCGGTCGGCACTGGGTCTGCTTCCGGGACTTAAAGTCGTATTCGTAAGCGGATTCGAGGACTTTCACTATGCCAAAACAGCACTTGAATTGGGCGCGAGCAGCTATGTATTGAAGCCGGTGGACGACGGGGAATTCAATCAAGTAATGCAGGCGGTAGGGCGGCAGCTGGACGAGGAGCGGGAGAAGCAGTCGTGGATTGATACGTACAGGCAGTCGATTCCATACCTTCGCAATGAATTCATCCGTCAGTGGCTGGAAGGTATAGGCGATCGGGATGAGTTACACAAGAAGCTGGATTGGATGGGGATGCGAAGCCGCGATGCCTCCTATGCGGCGGCAATCATTGAAATGGATGATGTCTCTTGGAGGCTGACTTTGAATGAATCCGAGCATCGCCTCGATCAGATCGGGCAATGGCTTGATTTTATCACGGAGGCGTGCCAGTCGGATTCGATCGGATACCCGTGCAAACTGGATTCCTATCGAATCGGCTTGATTACAGTAGGCGATAACCTTGCAGCGAAATTGAACAGGCTTATTGAGCAGGTTAAGCAGCAATTTCCTGCCTCCGTTACGATCGGTATTGGAAGCGTTATCAAGGATCCCGAGGCAATACCGCTCTCGTATCGGCAGGCCAGGAAGGCATTGTACGCGAAGCTGTTTTACGGAAAGGGCAGACTGATTCCCTATGAAGAGCTGGATGCCCCGCCGATTGCGGACGGCAGCAATTTGGAGAGCATTTTGTCCGAGCTCTTCAAGGCGGCATCCGAGTATGACCTCGTGAAGGTCGACGATTGTTTGCTCGATTTGTTTGCGGTTGCCGCTCGATTGGAGCAGAAGAGCACGGTGTGTACCTTCCTGCTGCACCTTATTTCGAAGTTGGAGCAGTATTTGCAAGGCATTAATGAAGATCTCTACCAGATGATCGGCCTTGATTATCATAGCTTGGATGTCCTGCACCGGTTCGAGACCATCGACGACATTATTTCGTGGTTCAGGCGCAAGTTGTTCGAGGTTTCGGAGAAGCTTCATATGAAGAGCCAGAAGAAGAACAGAAAGCTTATCGAAGAAGTCCGCATGTATATCGACCGGCGATTGGGTACGGAGTTGACCTTGAAGGAAGTGGCCGACCGCTTCTCCTTCTCCCCGAATCATCTCGGAGTATTATTCAAAGACGAAACAGGAGAAACCTTCAGCAGTTATCTGATAAGTAAGAGAATGTCCGCCGCCCGAACCCATCTGCAGAATCCGAAGATGAAAATATACGAGGTCGCGCATATGACAGGCTATCAGAACATCGCGTATTTCAGCCGGCAATTCAAGGAATGGTCGGGGATGACTCCCGGAGATTTCCGCAAGCAATGCTGAATGTCAATTAATCGGGGGGCCATATGAGGATCAAGCTTTCGTTCCGGTTCAAGCTGATGGTATCCTACATTATTTTGATCATGACGCCTGTTATTATCATCGGTACGTTCTCCTACCGGTCATCGGTGGATTCGGCCAAAACGCAATCCCGTTCCAACATCCAAGGCACGCTGCTGCAGATGCGGGACAATATCATGTATAAAATCATGGACGTTCAACGCGTGTCCGACCAGCTTTACATGGATCAGCAGCTGACGAGCTATCTTGGCATCAACGAGGGCGGCTGGAACAGCTACGAGACGTTGACCAAGCATTTGAAACCGACTTTCCAGAACGCGCTCGATCTGTCGGCGCTTCACATCAACATACAGGCCTACGTGAAGAACAAGACCATACCGGAGTATTATTTTATTCAGAATAATAAAGAGAATCCGCTTGATCTAGGCAAGCGGTACAACATCTATCAATTAGACAGAATCGATGGTGAGCCCTGGTACGACCCATGGAAAGTATCGACTGTTTACGGTGCCAATCAAGCGATGAAATGGATGCAAGTCGCGGAAGACGCGCAATACGGAAACATTTCGCTGCTTCGCAATTTGAATGATTATGCCAAGACCGATCAGATTGGCTTTCTTCGCGTTTCCGCTAAGCTAAGCGAAATTTTCGATTCCATCGATTTTACGAAAATTGGCGATCAATCGACGGTGTATGTCTACGACGAGCAGAACCATCCGCTCTTCTTTTCCGGCAATCAAGACGAAGCGCTGCTTCAGCCGACCGCGGGAGACAAGAAGTCCGGGTACCTCAATATCGAAGAACGGCTCGAAGGATTGAACTGGCGGATCGTAGCGTACATCCCTACGCAGCTGCTCGAGGCGAACGCGGATTCCATTAGGCAGATTACCGTGCTTGTCTGTTTGATCAGCTTTCTCGTCTTAATGGCGATCAGCGTTATTCTCTCCCGCATGTTCTCCGTCCGAATCTACAAAATCATCGCTTCCTTAAATGCCTTCCGAGGGGGGGAATTCCGTAAACGAATCTCGTATTCAGGCAACGACGAGTTTGCCCAAATTGCGGAGGCCTTTAATGATATGGGGAAGCATATCGACGAATTGATCCGAGAGGTTTATATATCCAATTTAAAGAAGAAGGAAGCGGAGCTGACGCTGCTCCAGGAACAGATTAATCCTCACTTTCTATACAACACCTTATCCTCGATCAGCAGGCTTGCCAGGTTCGGAGAAATCGAACGGCTGCATCGGATGGTGATGGGACTTGCTAAATTTTATCGATTGTCGCTCAACGAAGGCAGGACGATTATTTCCGTCGATCACGAAATTCAGCAGATCCAAACCTATATTGATATCCAGAAAATCAAGTTTGCGGACGGACTCGATGTAACGACCGAAATCGATCCCGACGTGCTCTCCTACAGCACAGTGAAAATGATTCTGCAGCCATTCGTCGAAAATGCGCTTCAGCACGCGTGGAACGGCGATCATATCCATATCCATCTATACGCCTATAAAGACAAGGATCATATCGTATTTATGATATCCGATGATGGCGTCGGCATGTCGCAAGAAACCATCGAGCGCGTGCTGAATCGTGAAGCGAGCGGCGGCTACGGCATACGCAACGTGGACGACCGGATAAAGCTGCAGTGCGGCAGCGCGTATGGCGTCGACATTCAAAGCGTTCCGGGCGAAGGTACGACAATCCGTATCGAAATTCCATGCTTCATGGATCCGGACGAGAATGCACCAGCGGAGAGGACGGGCTAAGGAGCTGCGTCTTCCGTTCAAACTGCTAGAATTCGTTGCGTAGTCACATTGTTCATCCGGGTATTCGAAACTATCATTATGGATGTAGCTTTCGGGCCCGGGGCGTGAAACATGGCCAGGAAGCGAACACTCGCGAATTGGGGGAATAATGATGATTCCACGTGTTCCGAAATGGTTGAAGAAGATGCTGCACGTCATCATGATCACGGCAATTGCACTGCCTTTCCTGTATGCGGCCAGCTCGGAGAAGGCTGCCGCCGCCTCGGCTCCTATTAACCCTGACGCATCCCAGGCAGCCAAAGATCTACTCGCCTATTTGTACAGCATTGAAGGCACGAATATATTGTCGGGTCAGCATAATTTCCTCGAAGCGCCGGATTATTGGACGAATCAGGTCTATGCCATTACCGGCAAATATCCGGCCGTGCACGGTTATGAGTTGGGTGCTATTTCCGGTCAAACCGAAGCGCAGTTGGACGATCAGCGCCAAGCGGTCGTGGACAGCGCGATCGACTGGCACGAGAACGGCGGAATCGTGACCATGATGTATCACGCGAATAAACCGGGAACGGGTTATTGCTGGGCCGAATGCGTGCAAGCCGGAACCAGCGAGACGGAGTTCAATCAAATCGTGACTCCCGGAACGACGCAATACAATCAATTGATTGCCAATATCGATTTAGTCGCAAGCTACTTGGAACAGTTGCGGGATGCGGGCGTTCCTGTATTATGGAGGCCCTTTCACGAGATGAACGGCGGCTGGTTCTGGTGGGGACAGCAGCCCAATTACGATAAGCTGTGGGACATTATGTACGATAGATTCACGAATTACCACGGCCTTAACAACCTGATTTGGGTGTGGAATGCCAACACCCCGAACATCCCTTGGGGTGCCCCGTACTCGAATTACTTCCCGGGCATTAACAAGGTCGACGTGCTTGCCGTGGATGTCTACAACAATGACTATCAGCAAAGCTATTACGACGATCTTCAGACCCTTTCCCAGGGGAAAATCATATCCATCGGCGAGAGCGGCCAACATCCTAGTCCAACGACGCTTGCCGGGACGCAAACGAAATACCGCTGGTTTATGACATGGGGCGAATTTTTGACCAACGGCAACACGAACACGCAAACGCAGGACCTCTACAGCGATTCCAGAGTGCTGACGCTCGACGAGGTCAACATCGTCCCAGGCTCCGGCGGGATCGGCGGGGGCGGCGCGGGCACGATCGACGATTCCGTTACGGGAACCGGCTTGAACCAATTCGAATACGTCGGGACGTGGACGGCGACTTCGGGGAGCGGTACCAAATATAACGGCGGCGATCATTATTCGTTGACGACGAACAACTATTATCAGGTGGATTTTAACGGCACGGGCATCAAGCTCTATGGCTCGAAAGACGCCCATCACGGTATCGCGGCGGTATCCATCGATGGAGGCACCGAAGTAGATGTCGATTTTTATGCGGCTTCCAGAGCCGACAACGCTTTGCTTTGGACCAGTCCGACATTGCCGGCGGGCAATCATTCCGTTAAGGTTCGCGTCAAAGGAACGAAGAATGCCAGCTCTACCGGCTATGTCGTGACCGCTGACAGAGTTGTTATCGACTCCGATACCGTGTCTCCTACGGCGCCGACCGGATTGACATCGCCATCGCAGACGCAAACATCGGTCAATTTATCGTGGAGCGCATCGACCGATAACGTCGGCGTTACGGGCTACGACGTTTATCAGGGCTCCTCCTTGGCCGGATCGACGACAAGCACATCGACGAGCGTCACGGGCTTGACGGCCGGAACGGCTTACTCCTTCTCCGTGAAGGCCAAAGACGCCGCGGGCAATGTTTCGGGTGCAAGCAGCGCGCTCAATGTAAGCACCGCTGCGGCCGGAACGGAAACGACGGTCAACGATGCGACGACCGGCACCGGGTTGAATCAATTCGAATACGCCGGTACTTGGAATACGTCTACGGGACCTGGCACGTACAACGGCGACGATCACTATTCGCTGACGACGAACAGCTACTACCAGGTGGATTTCAACGGCAAGCAAATCAAACTCTATGGCAGCAAGGACGCCCATCACGGCGTTGCGGCTGTGTCCATTGACGGCGGAACGGAAGCGGATGTCGACTTCTATGCCGCGTCGCGGGTAGATAATGCGCTGCTTTGGACCAGCCCGGTATTGGCAGGCGGCAATCACACGCTGAAGGTGCGCGTGAAGGGTACGAAGAACGCCGCTTCATCGGGCTATGTGGTTACGGCGGACCGAGTCGTTATTGTCGCTGAATCCGTCGTAATGACGGATGACCGTGATTCTGCGATCGTCTACGGCGGTAGTTGGACAGAAGATAACTGGACCGGCGACTTCGCGGATACAGAGAAGTATTCGAAGACGACAAACGATTATGCGCAGTTTACGTTTACGGGCAATCGTATTCAGCTTATCGGCTACCGGCAGCATAATCTCGGCAATGCAGCCGTATATATCGACGGCGCATTGGATGCGACGGTCGATCTGTACACGGAGGGCACCGGTCCGCAGCAGTCGGTACTTTACGAGAAATCCGGGCTTGGCAGCGGAACGCATACCATCAAGCTGGTCGTGACGGGTACGAAAAATGCGGCTTCATCGGACTGCTATGTTGTACTGGACGCCTTCAAAGTAATTAATTAAGCGTGACTTAGAAGGGGCGCCGCGTATCGATGCGGCGCCCCATTCTGCATTTTCCCGTTGAAGGCCGTTCACCGACGGCAGGCGTTGCTGATCTCTTGTGTCCAAGCCGCAACTTGTCTGCATATTCGTCCAAGTCCCCTCATACAAATTAGTACAAGTCAAGCGTAAACGGCTCTTGTCCCGTACGCGACCTGTGCGTGATATCCGCATGGGCTGCCGTACCACTCCGGATACGTTTAAAAAATGTGATGAGGGGTTGATCTCATGCGTCGTCGATTCAGTTTCATAGCGGCTATCCTGCTTTGCCTCACGGCGGTGCTCGCGGGCTGCGGGACTAAGGACGCGGAATCGGTTGTCAAGGATTTGGACAAAACGTTAAGCAGTTTGGACAGCTACACGGGCAAAGGCGAGATGACGCTGTACACGGGCCAGCAGCCGCTGGTCTACCAAGTAGAAGTTTCCTATCAGAAGCCGCAGTACTACCGCATCGCGCTCACGAACGCGAAGAAGGACATCACCCAGATCGTGCTCCGCAACGATGAAGGCGTGTTCGTCCTGACGCCGCGCCTTAACAAAGTATTCCGCTTCCAGAGCGACTGGCCGGCGAACCAAGGCCAAGTATACTTATACCAAACGCTCGTCCAAAGCATTTTGCTGGACAACTCCAGACAATTCGCGGTCGATAACGACGCTTACGTGTTTGACGTGATGGCGAATTATCAGAACGGTTCCCTGGCCCGCCAGAAAATTTGGCTGAACAAATCCGACTATGCGCCGAACAAAGTCGAGGTCAGCGACGCCAACAACGCAGTCATGGTTTCCGTCAAATTCGACTCGTTCAAATTCGGCTCCAAGCTGGAGAAGAGCGTATTCGATACGCAGAAAAACATGGGCACGCCGGCAGCAGGCGGCGATCAGGCGACGATGGCTAGCCCGGACAACGACAGCAACGCGTCCAACGCGAATAACGGCGCTAACAGCGAGAATGCGGCCGCAACGACGGACAACAGCAGCAATGCCGCCGCGCAGGACAATGCGAATCAGGCGGACAATGCCGCAACGAACAGCAACGCGGACAACGCCGATAATGCGGGCAATAAGAACGGCGACAACCCGGACAACAATGCCAGCACCAATGAGGATAACAGCAGCGGGGATACGTCGGATAGTTCGGCAGTTACTGACGATAGCACATCTGCCTCGGCGGACAGCACGTTCACAGGCATGGATGCGATGTACTTACCTGAGGGCGTATCGGAGCAAGACAGCCAGAACATCGTGTTCGGCGGCAATCCGGGCATTATGATCCGTTACACCGGAACATATGATTATACGTTGATCGAAACACAGCCGAAGGATGTCGCCGTCTCTTCCACGAAGGGCGATCTGGTCGATATGGGCTTCACTTACGGCTCGGTCAGCGGCGATGACCAGCAGCGCACGCTCACATGGACGTACGAAGGCACGGAGTTCCGGATTACGAGCGGAACCGATAACCTGCCGGTGGACGAGATGGTCAAAGTCGCGCAATCCGTCCAGGGAGAGATGTCCAAATAATGGCCGGAAAGCGGTTTTTCCAACACTTGCCCCTCTCGTTCGGGCCCCATTTCATTGACAGCCGTAAGCTTTACCGTATAACATAAAGGTTATGGGATAAACAAGGTGGGATGATCCGCTCCGTCCTAGTCGGCGGTGCGGCTCGTTTCATTCCGGTGAAATACAAGCGTCAACCGGATAAGCCGAAACGGCACTTATCGGGCTTGGATTTTGAGATAAACGCCTGCCCATTTGCGGCAGGCGTTTACTTTTTGGAAATGAAGGTGGAGCAACTTGAATACGGCGAGCTATTATCGCCCGACGCGGGCTGAGATATCGTTGGATGCGCTGAAGCATAATTTGCTTGCTTTCCGTGCGGCCATACCGGAAGGGATGCTGTTAATGGCATCCGTGAAGGCGAATGCGTACGGTCACGGCGCCGTGGAAGTGGCAAGGGAAGCGGAACGCTGCGGCGTCGATTTTCTAGGCGTCGCATTTCTGGACGAGGCGCTTCAACTCAGAAGAGCCGGACTGAAAGTGAAGATTCTAGTGCTTGGATTCGTTCCGCCGGAGGGACTTGCGACCGCGCGGGACGAAGATATCGCCATCGCCTTGTTCCGCGACGATATCATCGAAGCGGCGGCGGCATTGCCGGATAACGGCCGCAAGCTGTCGGTGCACATCAAGATCGATACGGGCATGGGGCGTCTCGGCCGGCTGGCCGGAGACGATGCGCTGCCGTTCATCAAACGCGCGATGGAGGAACGGAACCTCTGCGTAGAAGGCATGTTCACGCACTACGCCCGCGCCGATGAAGCCGACAAGAGCTATACGCGGCTGCAGCATGAACGCTTTACCGGCGTCGTCAAGCAGCTCGCGGCAGAAGGATTGCATATTCCGATTATTCATGCGGCGAACAGCGCCGCAGGCATCGATACGCCGGAGATGGGCGGGGGCATGCTGCGCCTGGGCATCAGCATGTACGGCCTCTACCCGTCGACGGAAGTGAACAACACGCGAATCGACTTGAAACCGGTCCTGACGCTGAAGACGGAAGTCGTTATGGTTAAGGAAGCCCCGGAAGGCTGGGGGATCAGCTACGGCACCCGGTATTTCACTTCGGGCAAGGAGCGGATCGGCACGCTTCCCGTCGGATACGCCGACGGTTACAGCCGGATGCTTACGGGCAAAGCGGAAGTATTGATCCGCGGGCAGCGCGTGCCCGTGCTTGGCACGATCTGCATGGATCAATGCATGATCGCGCTGGATCCCGCCGCGGCTGCCGGACGTCCGCCGGTCGATAACGGCGAAGAAGTCGTGCTGATCGGCGCGCAAGGCGAAGCGTTTATTTCGGCCGAGGAAGTCGCCGATAAGCTCGGCACGCTTAATTATGAAGTGACCTGCATGATCGCGGCGCGTGTGCCGCGCATCTATAAGCGGGGGACGGAAATCCTGGCATCGATCAATCCGCTGCTGTCCGATGCGGAATAATTTTCCTCGGCATGAATTGAGTGTGCTTTAGAGGAATTTATCGTCTTGCCTCGAATATTGTAGGGAAAGCGTATATACGAGTGAGATCGCGTGACGAGTCTATGGATGCAGCATACTTGATATACGGGTTGCATATCATATGAGGGTGTATAATACGGATCAAACAATGACATACTGTTACTGTTTTTTGAAATATAAGCCAGCTTTTATAAGTTTTTGATCGAATAGGCTTATATTTCTCGGGAATGAAGCGCGCTGTACCGTTAAGTCGGTGATAGTCGTTTCACCTTTAATTCTAAGCCTGTATAAGTTAGAAACCTTATACTGTTGCTTAGAATTCTTCGGAATGAAACGCGCCTCGCCGTATAGACGGCGAATGCCGTTTCACCTTTAATTCTAAGTATGTATCAGGTTTACTCTTATACTTTGCTTAGAATTCTACGGAATGAAACGCGCAGCACCACAATGTATGGTGCTGACCGTTTCACCTTGCCTGGAAATGTTTTGGAGGTGCGAGTTCGGTGGCCAATTTGCAAAATACCAAAAGGATTATGATCAGTTTACCGGATCATTTGCTGGAGGAAGTCGACGGAATCGTCGCCAAAGAAAACTCGAACCGAAGCGAATTTATTCGTCAGGCTATGAAACTGTATTTGATTGAACGGAAGAAGCGTCAAATTCGGGATTCGATGCAGCGGGGCTATCTGGAGATGGCCAAGATCAACCTGGTAATGGCTTCGGAAGCTTTTCAAGCGGAGGAAGATGCCGGCGACACGCTCGGCCGACTCGTAAGCGGGGTGTAAGCTTGATCGTTAAACGCGGCGATGTGTTTTTTGCGGATTTGTCACCTGTCGTAGGTTCTGAGCAGGGCGGGGTTCGTCCTGTTTTGGTTATTCAAAATGATATCGGCAATCGCTTCAGCCCGACCGTGATCGTCGCGGCCATTACGGCTCAGATCCAGAAGGCGAAGCTGCCGACGCATGTCGAGATCGATGCGGCCTCCCACGGGTTCGACCGGGATTCCGTGCTTCTTCTTGAGCAAATCCGAACGATAGATAAGCAGCGGCTCACCGACAAAATCACTCACCTCGACGACGAAACGATGCGCAAGGTCGACGAAGCCCTCCAAATCAGCGTCGGACTTATCGATTTTTAACGCTTATTGAATACGTATCATTCGGCTGTTGCGAGCTTTATTTTTACTGTCACAAGGCAGGCATGAACGCCTCAAACGCGTTCATGCCTGCCTTTTTGCTGTGTATGCATGTCCGTTACCTTGCCAAGCAGGCACAATCCAGCACGCGGCTCCACCCGAAATTTTGCGCCACGAAGCAAAAAATGAGACCTTATGCACGCCATGCATAGGCGTATACAATAAGCACATAACGAATGAAAGCACTTACAATTCTGCGGGTTTTGGAGGTTTCAACATGAGTGCCAATCTGAGCTATGAGCTGTCTTTGCAAGAACAGCCGATCAACCGCAAAACGAAGTTCAAGAAGCTTGTCCGAAAGTTGGCCGGCCAGAAGTATTTGCAAGCAATGGCGCTGCTCGGCGTAGCATGGATGATCATATTCAACTACATTCCGATGTACGGCGTTATCATCGCCTTCAAGGAATTCAATATCGTGCAGTCCATCAGCGATGCCCCCTGGGTCGGGCTGGAGCACTTCCGCGAATTTCTGGATGACGACGAGTTGAAAAGCGTCATATGGAACACCATCGGCATGAGTTTCTTTAAACTGCTCATCGGGTTTCCGCTTCCGATCGTGTTCGCGCTTTTCTTGAACGAGCTTCGTTCCATTCGGCTGAAGAAGGCGGTACAAACGATCTCGTATCTGCCGCATTTTCTCTCCTGGGTCATTCTAGGCGGGATCTTGACCACCTGGCTCGCCGATGTGGGCATCGTCAATAAAATGCTGATGGCACTCGGCTTCATCCATGAGCCGATTAGTTATTTGGCGGAACCGAGTTACTTCTG
It encodes:
- a CDS encoding CopG family ribbon-helix-helix protein — translated: MANLQNTKRIMISLPDHLLEEVDGIVAKENSNRSEFIRQAMKLYLIERKKRQIRDSMQRGYLEMAKINLVMASEAFQAEEDAGDTLGRLVSGV
- a CDS encoding helix-turn-helix domain-containing protein codes for the protein MYTVLLADDERLDLEGLRRLVPWERLNMQVIGTVNSGFAALDFLNEQPVDILVTDVRMPRMTGLELARSALGLLPGLKVVFVSGFEDFHYAKTALELGASSYVLKPVDDGEFNQVMQAVGRQLDEEREKQSWIDTYRQSIPYLRNEFIRQWLEGIGDRDELHKKLDWMGMRSRDASYAAAIIEMDDVSWRLTLNESEHRLDQIGQWLDFITEACQSDSIGYPCKLDSYRIGLITVGDNLAAKLNRLIEQVKQQFPASVTIGIGSVIKDPEAIPLSYRQARKALYAKLFYGKGRLIPYEELDAPPIADGSNLESILSELFKAASEYDLVKVDDCLLDLFAVAARLEQKSTVCTFLLHLISKLEQYLQGINEDLYQMIGLDYHSLDVLHRFETIDDIISWFRRKLFEVSEKLHMKSQKKNRKLIEEVRMYIDRRLGTELTLKEVADRFSFSPNHLGVLFKDETGETFSSYLISKRMSAARTHLQNPKMKIYEVAHMTGYQNIAYFSRQFKEWSGMTPGDFRKQC
- the alr gene encoding alanine racemase, producing the protein MNTASYYRPTRAEISLDALKHNLLAFRAAIPEGMLLMASVKANAYGHGAVEVAREAERCGVDFLGVAFLDEALQLRRAGLKVKILVLGFVPPEGLATARDEDIAIALFRDDIIEAAAALPDNGRKLSVHIKIDTGMGRLGRLAGDDALPFIKRAMEERNLCVEGMFTHYARADEADKSYTRLQHERFTGVVKQLAAEGLHIPIIHAANSAAGIDTPEMGGGMLRLGISMYGLYPSTEVNNTRIDLKPVLTLKTEVVMVKEAPEGWGISYGTRYFTSGKERIGTLPVGYADGYSRMLTGKAEVLIRGQRVPVLGTICMDQCMIALDPAAAAGRPPVDNGEEVVLIGAQGEAFISAEEVADKLGTLNYEVTCMIAARVPRIYKRGTEILASINPLLSDAE
- a CDS encoding ABC transporter permease gives rise to the protein MSANLSYELSLQEQPINRKTKFKKLVRKLAGQKYLQAMALLGVAWMIIFNYIPMYGVIIAFKEFNIVQSISDAPWVGLEHFREFLDDDELKSVIWNTIGMSFFKLLIGFPLPIVFALFLNELRSIRLKKAVQTISYLPHFLSWVILGGILTTWLADVGIVNKMLMALGFIHEPISYLAEPSYFWSIIITSDIWKELGWSAIIYLAAIAGVSPEMYEAATIDGAGRFQKMWFVTLPSIAGTITILFILAVSGLLNSNFDQIFVLKNSLNESTSNVIDVYVYQTGIISSRFSYSAAVGLFKSVIALILLLIANSVSRKLNDTSLF
- a CDS encoding sensor histidine kinase, translated to MRIKLSFRFKLMVSYIILIMTPVIIIGTFSYRSSVDSAKTQSRSNIQGTLLQMRDNIMYKIMDVQRVSDQLYMDQQLTSYLGINEGGWNSYETLTKHLKPTFQNALDLSALHINIQAYVKNKTIPEYYFIQNNKENPLDLGKRYNIYQLDRIDGEPWYDPWKVSTVYGANQAMKWMQVAEDAQYGNISLLRNLNDYAKTDQIGFLRVSAKLSEIFDSIDFTKIGDQSTVYVYDEQNHPLFFSGNQDEALLQPTAGDKKSGYLNIEERLEGLNWRIVAYIPTQLLEANADSIRQITVLVCLISFLVLMAISVILSRMFSVRIYKIIASLNAFRGGEFRKRISYSGNDEFAQIAEAFNDMGKHIDELIREVYISNLKKKEAELTLLQEQINPHFLYNTLSSISRLARFGEIERLHRMVMGLAKFYRLSLNEGRTIISVDHEIQQIQTYIDIQKIKFADGLDVTTEIDPDVLSYSTVKMILQPFVENALQHAWNGDHIHIHLYAYKDKDHIVFMISDDGVGMSQETIERVLNREASGGYGIRNVDDRIKLQCGSAYGVDIQSVPGEGTTIRIEIPCFMDPDENAPAERTG
- a CDS encoding LolA family protein; the encoded protein is MRRRFSFIAAILLCLTAVLAGCGTKDAESVVKDLDKTLSSLDSYTGKGEMTLYTGQQPLVYQVEVSYQKPQYYRIALTNAKKDITQIVLRNDEGVFVLTPRLNKVFRFQSDWPANQGQVYLYQTLVQSILLDNSRQFAVDNDAYVFDVMANYQNGSLARQKIWLNKSDYAPNKVEVSDANNAVMVSVKFDSFKFGSKLEKSVFDTQKNMGTPAAGGDQATMASPDNDSNASNANNGANSENAAATTDNSSNAAAQDNANQADNAATNSNADNADNAGNKNGDNPDNNASTNEDNSSGDTSDSSAVTDDSTSASADSTFTGMDAMYLPEGVSEQDSQNIVFGGNPGIMIRYTGTYDYTLIETQPKDVAVSSTKGDLVDMGFTYGSVSGDDQQRTLTWTYEGTEFRITSGTDNLPVDEMVKVAQSVQGEMSK
- a CDS encoding type II toxin-antitoxin system PemK/MazF family toxin, with translation MIVKRGDVFFADLSPVVGSEQGGVRPVLVIQNDIGNRFSPTVIVAAITAQIQKAKLPTHVEIDAASHGFDRDSVLLLEQIRTIDKQRLTDKITHLDDETMRKVDEALQISVGLIDF
- a CDS encoding glycosyl hydrolase, giving the protein MMIPRVPKWLKKMLHVIMITAIALPFLYAASSEKAAAASAPINPDASQAAKDLLAYLYSIEGTNILSGQHNFLEAPDYWTNQVYAITGKYPAVHGYELGAISGQTEAQLDDQRQAVVDSAIDWHENGGIVTMMYHANKPGTGYCWAECVQAGTSETEFNQIVTPGTTQYNQLIANIDLVASYLEQLRDAGVPVLWRPFHEMNGGWFWWGQQPNYDKLWDIMYDRFTNYHGLNNLIWVWNANTPNIPWGAPYSNYFPGINKVDVLAVDVYNNDYQQSYYDDLQTLSQGKIISIGESGQHPSPTTLAGTQTKYRWFMTWGEFLTNGNTNTQTQDLYSDSRVLTLDEVNIVPGSGGIGGGGAGTIDDSVTGTGLNQFEYVGTWTATSGSGTKYNGGDHYSLTTNNYYQVDFNGTGIKLYGSKDAHHGIAAVSIDGGTEVDVDFYAASRADNALLWTSPTLPAGNHSVKVRVKGTKNASSTGYVVTADRVVIDSDTVSPTAPTGLTSPSQTQTSVNLSWSASTDNVGVTGYDVYQGSSLAGSTTSTSTSVTGLTAGTAYSFSVKAKDAAGNVSGASSALNVSTAAAGTETTVNDATTGTGLNQFEYAGTWNTSTGPGTYNGDDHYSLTTNSYYQVDFNGKQIKLYGSKDAHHGVAAVSIDGGTEADVDFYAASRVDNALLWTSPVLAGGNHTLKVRVKGTKNAASSGYVVTADRVVIVAESVVMTDDRDSAIVYGGSWTEDNWTGDFADTEKYSKTTNDYAQFTFTGNRIQLIGYRQHNLGNAAVYIDGALDATVDLYTEGTGPQQSVLYEKSGLGSGTHTIKLVVTGTKNAASSDCYVVLDAFKVIN